In Silene latifolia isolate original U9 population chromosome X, ASM4854445v1, whole genome shotgun sequence, the following proteins share a genomic window:
- the LOC141621139 gene encoding nudix hydrolase 13, mitochondrial: MATLLMAREGRHRQLYEDNFRLVSGCIPYRMKKGYEEYTNCIEDRLEVLMISSPNRHDLVFPKGGWENDETVHEAASREALEEAGVRGILNKNELGVWEFRSKSRQDKCSLEGGCRGYMFALEVTEELDTWPEQQNHARKWLDVREAFGLCRYEWMKEALRVFLKLMDNDHNTTKMNNQMVMEAGVSSSAIIISERPVTKPTSGNYSVKSNKILTNCSTSNVFLQLGSLEVL; this comes from the exons ATGGCTACTCTACTCATGGCACGTGAAGGACGTCATAGACAACTCTATGAAGACAATTTCCGGCTTGTTTCGGG GTGTATTCCATATAGAATGAAGAAGGGTTACGAAGAATATACAAATTGCATAGAAGATAGATTAGAAGTTTTAATGATTTCTTCTCCAAATCGTCACGATCTTGTATTTCCAAAG GGAGGATGGGAAAATGATGAAACTGTACATGAAGCTGCGAGTCGCGAAGCACTTGAGGAAGCCGGCGTTAGAGGAATTCTCAAT AAGAATGAGTTGGGAGTATGGGAATTTAGAAGCAAAAGTAGGCAAGACAAATGCAGCCTTGAAGGAGGATGCAGGGGTTACATGTTTGCGTTGGAAGTGACGGAGGAGCTTGATACTTGGCCCGAACAACAAAACCATGCTCGCAAATGG TTGGATGTCCGGGAAGCATTTGGCCTCTGCAGATATGAATGGATGAAGGAGGCACTAAGAGTATTTCTTAAACTTATGGATAATGATCATAATACCACAAAGATGAACAACCAAATGGTTATGGAAGCGGGTGTATCTTCGTCTGCTATTATTATTTCAGAACGGCCAGTTACTAAGCCAACCTCGGGAAACTACTCCGTAAAATCTAACAAGATTCTTACCAATTGCAGCACCAGCAATGTGTTTCTACAATTAGGGTCCCTGGAGGTTCTCTAG